Part of the Candidatus Binatia bacterium genome is shown below.
CGGCTCCAGACTCGACGACCCTCGCGGCATAGCACCATAACGACTGCCCGCCAAACGATCCGCCGGGCTCTCCACTCCACGCCCGCCACAATTGAGCCCGCGGGTATAATTCCTCCTTGCCCTTCAGCGTCGCCCCGCAAGACCACTTCGCTCGCGAATAAGGAGGGTGGTAGGGGTGCGTGTCAGGCGGGAGACGGACCTCGCCCAGCGTTCGGAGCGAACGCAGCCTTATATCGCCAAGGCACGCGACGCCGACCGGAGACGGTCTCGGGTTTCGGGGGCCGTAGGCGGGTATGGGTCATCGTTAGACCCCACTCACGCCTTCCTCTCCACTCGCGTTCCAAACAATTGGCCCCCGGGGGGCCAATTCACGCAACACGGCGCAATACGGCGCAACATTCGATGCGACATTCCTCAGTGATTTCAAGCGCCGCTTGGGGTTCAAGTCCCCCTCCTCGCATTCTCCCTTTTGCATTCGGCACGCGCACCTCGACTCGACCGGCATCCGCGGCGACGCCAAGGGGCCGGTGTTCCGGTCGCTCGCCCTTGGGCCGGGGCGACCGCTCTCGAAGCGACCGCTGGCGCAGTCGGAAGCGTGGCGCATGATCCGGCGGCGCGCCAAGGACGCCGGCATCAAGACGAGGATCGGCCGCCACACGTCCCGGGCCACTGGTATCACCGCCTACCTGGAGAACGGCGGCACATTGGAGCACGCGCAGCAGATCGCCGCCCACGAGTCTCCGCGCACGACGAAGCTCTACGACCGGACCACCGACCAGGTCAGTCTCGGCGAGATCGAGCCCATCACCATCTGAGGCCAACCTCCCTGCTCTCGGGGACGATTGACGACTAAACCGTTGTACAGTACTTTAAACATATGTCCAACCCTACCGCGATCGCCCGCTTCACCGGCAACCACCAGGTGAGCATTCCCAAGCCTGTGCGCGACGCCATCGGCCTTGCGCTCGGCGACTTCGTGGAGCTGACCGCCGAGCGCGGCACCATCGTGCTCCGGCCGAAGCAGCTCACCGACAAGCCGATCCCTGAAGCCACGCCCACGGCCGCCGAAGTCCGCGCCCTGAACCGAGTCATCGCCGCTGACAAGCGCGGAGAAACCACGCCTTATGAGCAGTACCGATCCGAGCGCGCCGCCCGGTTGGCTGGTCGTCGTCGACAAGCCCGCCCAAAAGCAGCTCGATAGGTTACCGCCGCGTGACTTCGCCCGCGTCGACGCCGCCCTGCTCTCCATGGCCGCCGACCCGTTCGGTGGCGACCTCGAACGGCTCACCAAGCACGACCGCTATAGCTTCCGCCGCCGCGTCGGTTACTACCGCGATCCTATTCAACGTTGACACGGTCGCGCGTCGTGTCCGAGTCGGCGCCGTCGATCGACGGACCACGACGACGTACCGCAAGCGACGACGGTAGCCAACAATGAAATCTCACCGGCTCAGCTCCACCCGAAAGTGCATTGCGTTCCCAAAGCGAATTCCTGACGACATCTGGCGCGGAGAGTTCGACCACCGGAAGCCGTATCAACAAGATGGGGGCTATCAATTCGTGCACTCTGATCCCCGCTTGCGATCGACCCCAAAGCACTCAGAATTCGGTAAGCCGTGACCCGTTGCCATCCGGGTCCTTGAACCCGGCGACGTGCTGGATTCGTCGCGAGCCGGTAATCACGCAACGCGATGAACTCCAGGGGTGTGATGCAACTGCGCCACTCACAGCGGGGTTAACGTGGGATGCCGTAGGGTTATGACTACTTCCGGCGACCGACTCCTATGCAAGCAGGAGTGTCAACGCAACACATGCTGTACGCCAAGTCGTTCGCTGTGGTATGAGGGCGAGCAGAATGGACGCTCCAGATGGAAGACCATCGACCGTTCGCGGTGGCTATCAAAATCGAACGGCTGGCGAGCCCGGCTGTGCTTCGGTCCCGTGCGAATGTTGTGAAGAGTGTACGAACGCTGCTGACGCTTTTCTTGCTGACTTTTGGTGCGGCATTGCAAGCGACCGCTGGCGCGGCTTGGTGGTTCCATTGATACGCCTACAGTAATTGAAAGTTAGGTCCACAAGGAGCAAATCAATGCGAAATGATCGACCACTTGTCAAACGATATTTGAGCCAAAACGCTATACGGAAATTGCATATCGGCTGCGGTGGCAACGTTCTCGACGGGTGGCTTAATGCAGACTACGACCCGCATTCGGAGACTATTCTGCGCTTAGACGCGGCTCATCAGTTCCCTCTTGATAACGACACGTTCGATTACGTATTTAGTGAGCATGTGATCGAGCACATACCATACTCCCAGGGCGTACTGATGTTGGCTGAATGTTTTCGTATTCTAAGAGAACATGGAACAATTAGAATATCGACACCAGATTTATCATTCCTAATCGACCTCCATAAGGGCAAGAAATCACATTTGCAGAAACGCTATGTCAAATGGGCTACAGATAACTTCATAAAAGGTGCACCTTATTACGATGATGCGTTCGTTATTAACAATTTCGTACGAGATTGGGGGCACCTGTTCATTTACGACGAGAAGACGCTGCGCTCGTCCTTAAACAAAGCCGGGTTTACAAGAGTTACGAGATGCGATCTTAGCCAGAGCAGGGACGCGGCATTAAGGAATTTGGAAAACGAAAAGCGAATGCCCAAGGGATTCTTGAGGCTAGAGACCTTCACGTTAGAAGGAAGAAAAGTAGTGGGCAAGCTAAGCAAGCGCTCCGCCTGACGGCTATTCCGCTGCGCTTCATGGCTGACGGTGAGCTTAATCGTTTGTCTACAGGCGGCTGGGCAAATCCCGCCGAATGGCAATCCTTTTGGACATATGACACTTCGCTCGTAAACCGTGGGGGACTGCAGCAAGGGACACCGTGACAAGATGAGCGTCCCCGATTTCCAGACTCTCATGCTCCCGCTCCTGCAGCTTGCCTCGGATGGTAAAGAGCACTCCATCGCGGAGGCGAGAGAATCGCTTGCAGCACAGTTTCATCTGACGGAACAGGAGCGGGCGGAACTTCTGCCAAGTGGACGACAGGCGAGATTTGATAATCGGGTCGCCTGGGCGAAATCGTTCCTGCAGCAGGCGGGTGTGCTCACGGCACCGCGTCGTGGGCACTTCCAGATCTCCGATCGGGGGCGGCAGCTCCTCCAAGAGAATCAGCCACAGATCAACATCAAGGCACTTGAGCGTTACCCCGAGTTCGTGGAGTTCCGTTCGTCGAGTCGCAAGAAGGAAACTGAAGATGGTGAAATCGAGAGCGGCGCAGCGGAACACGAGACGCCCGAGGAGTTGCTTGAATCCGCCCACAGCGCATCAGAAGTGAACTGGCAGCGGACCTCCTGAGCCGGGTAAAAAACAGTTCGCCACAGTTCTTCGAACGACTCGTGGTGGGGCTGTTGGTGAACATGGGCTACGGCGGGTCCGGGAAGGAGGGGGTGAAGCAATTCGGCGGCGCGTGACTGCTTGGGGTTCGGGCGCGTGATCATTTCGAAGGTCGCCGCTGCGCCGTCAGTGCCAGGAGCGCGACAGGTGTTGCGCACGATGGTGGTGAGTTCGCCGAGCAGCGTTCGAAAGCTGTGCACGACACTGCCGTCCGCGAGCCGCCGGGAATGGACCTTGTCGAGCGCCTTCTCGTATCGCGTCGCCGGCGCGACGGGGTCGCGCGTCTGCTTGGCTTGCTGGTCCTCGTCACAGAACAGCAACGGCAGCCAGGCGTCGATCATGTGCCACTGCACATAGTAGGCCAGCATACACAGGAAGATGTGCGCGCGCACGCGATCCTCGGTGCGGTGATGAATGGGCCGTACCTTCAGATCGATGGTCTTGTAGCACCGAAACGCCCGCTCCACGTTGCTCAGTTGCTTGTAGCTGCGGACCGCATCCTGCGCCGACATCGTGCGCGCCGCCAGGCTCGTGCGAATGACGTAGATCCCGTCCAGCGTCGCCTCGCGCCGCACGTTCTCCTCGTCGATCCGATAGCGAAACTCGTTGGCGCCAATCTCGAGCACGAAGTGCTTGGCGACCTTGTACTTGTTGACCACCTTGCCCACGCGGATGCCGATGGCGTCCTGGCCCTTGAGCCGTCCGCGCTTGACCATGCCGCACACGATGTCGAGTTCGCGCACGGTGGCGGCGAGCAACGATTGCCGCGTGTACGCGCGCGACTTGGCCAGCTCCGGATTGCGGCAGGCCACCAGGCGTTCGCCGGGATAGTCCTGGTGCGTCAGCTCGAAGAGATTGCGCTGGTCGAACAGCCCGAGCTGGACATGCCCTGGCTCGACCAATTCGCGGATCGCCGCGCTACGTAACGCCGTGATCCACTGCATACCGTCGACCTCGCGTAGCGCGTCGATCCGTTTTTGCGAGATCATGCCGCGGTCGCCGACCAGGACCAGCGAGTGCAGGCCAAACTTCTCGCGTAGCTTGTCCACCTGCCCGAGCACCGTGGTGGAGTCCGCGGTGTTGCCCTTGAAGACGGACACCGACACCGGAATCCCCGCCGCGTTGGTGAGCAGTCCGTAGTTCACCTGCAACTTGCCGCGTTTGCCGTCACGGTCATGCCCACGTGCGGCC
Proteins encoded:
- a CDS encoding IS1634 family transposase, producing MTRRGTVVHVVTTRRRYNGKVYQTHLLRRSYREGTKVRNETLANLSHLSDAVVELIRRGLRGEQLCAVQERFEVIASRHHGHVEAVLTTMKRLGFETLIASRHWRERDRVMAMVGARILAPRSKLAATRWWSTTTLPALLGLDDATEDDCYAAMDWLLERQGVIEKKLAVRHLKDDALVLYDLTSSYFEGLSCPLAARGHDRDGKRGKLQVNYGLLTNAAGIPVSVSVFKGNTADSTTVLGQVDKLREKFGLHSLVLVGDRGMISQKRIDALREVDGMQWITALRSAAIRELVEPGHVQLGLFDQRNLFELTHQDYPGERLVACRNPELAKSRAYTRQSLLAATVRELDIVCGMVKRGRLKGQDAIGIRVGKVVNKYKVAKHFVLEIGANEFRYRIDEENVRREATLDGIYVIRTSLAARTMSAQDAVRSYKQLSNVERAFRCYKTIDLKVRPIHHRTEDRVRAHIFLCMLAYYVQWHMIDAWLPLLFCDEDQQAKQTRDPVAPATRYEKALDKVHSRRLADGSVVHSFRTLLGELTTIVRNTCRAPGTDGAAATFEMITRPNPKQSRAAELLHPLLPGPAVAHVHQQPHHESFEELWRTVFYPAQEVRCQFTSDALWADSSNSSGVSCSAAPLSISPSSVSFLRLDERNSTNSG
- a CDS encoding AbrB/MazE/SpoVT family DNA-binding domain-containing protein, coding for MSNPTAIARFTGNHQVSIPKPVRDAIGLALGDFVELTAERGTIVLRPKQLTDKPIPEATPTAAEVRALNRVIAADKRGETTPYEQYRSERAARLAGRRRQARPKAAR
- a CDS encoding tyrosine-type recombinase/integrase — translated: MGFKSPSSHSPFCIRHAHLDSTGIRGDAKGPVFRSLALGPGRPLSKRPLAQSEAWRMIRRRAKDAGIKTRIGRHTSRATGITAYLENGGTLEHAQQIAAHESPRTTKLYDRTTDQVSLGEIEPITI
- a CDS encoding methyltransferase domain-containing protein, whose amino-acid sequence is MRNDRPLVKRYLSQNAIRKLHIGCGGNVLDGWLNADYDPHSETILRLDAAHQFPLDNDTFDYVFSEHVIEHIPYSQGVLMLAECFRILREHGTIRISTPDLSFLIDLHKGKKSHLQKRYVKWATDNFIKGAPYYDDAFVINNFVRDWGHLFIYDEKTLRSSLNKAGFTRVTRCDLSQSRDAALRNLENEKRMPKGFLRLETFTLEGRKVVGKLSKRSA